A genomic stretch from Kogia breviceps isolate mKogBre1 chromosome 1, mKogBre1 haplotype 1, whole genome shotgun sequence includes:
- the LDLRAP1 gene encoding low density lipoprotein receptor adapter protein 1 isoform X1 — translation MDALKSAGRALIRSPSIAKQSWGGGGRHRKLPENWTDTRETLLEGMLFSLKYLGMTLVEQPKGEELSAAAVKRIVATAKASGKKLQKVTLKVSPRGIILTDNITNQLIENVSIYRISYCTADKMHDKVFAYIAQSQHNENLECHAFLCTKRKMAQAVTLTVAQAFKVAFEFWQVSREEKEKREKTSQDGGDVLGGGRRDSTPSLKSLVATGNLLDLEETAKAPLSPVSANTTNMDEALRPQALNSNSVVWELDDGLDEAFSRLAQSRTNPQVLDTGLTAQDIHYAQCLSPVDWDKPDSSGAEPDDLFNF, via the exons AGCTGCCCGAGAACTGGACAGACACTCGGGAGACACTGCTCGAGGGCATGCTCTTCAGCCTCAAGTACCTGGGCATGACGCTGGTGGAGCAGCCCAAGGGTGAGGAGCTGTCGGCCGCCGCCGTCAAGAGGATCGTGGCCACG GCCAAGGccagtgggaagaagctgcagaaGGTGACTCTCAAGGTGTCGCCACGGGGGATCATCCTGACCGACAACATCACCAACCAGCTCATTGAGAACGTGTCCATTTACAG AATCTCCTACTGCACAGCAGACAAGATGCATGACAAAGTGTTTGCGTACATCGCACAGAGCCAGCACAACGAGAACCTGGAGTGCCACGCTTTCCTCTGCACCAAGCGGAAGATG GCCCAGGCTGTCACCCTCACAGTAGCCCAGGCCTTCAAAGTCGCCTTTGAGTTTTGGCAGGTATCCAGGGAAG agaaggagaagagggagaaaaccaGCCAAGACGGAGGGGACGTCCTGGGTGGGGGCCGCCGAGACAGCACCCCTTCGCTGAAGAGCC TGGTCGCCACTGGGAACCTGCTGGACTTGGAGGAGACAGCCAAGGCCCCGCTGTCCCCGGTCAGCGCTAACACCACTAACATGGACGAGGCACTGCGACCTCAAGCCTTAAACAGCAACAGCGTTGTCTGG GAGCTGGATGATGGCCTGGATGAAGCATTTTCAAG GCTTGCCCAATCTCGGACGAACCCTCAGGTCCTGGACACTGGACTGACAGCACAGGACATTCATTACGCCCAGTGCCTCTCGCCTGTCGACTGGGACAAGCCTGACAGCAGTGGCGCCGAGCCAGACGACCTCTTCAACTTCTGA
- the LDLRAP1 gene encoding low density lipoprotein receptor adapter protein 1 isoform X2, whose protein sequence is MDALKSAGRALIRSPSIAKQSWGGGGRHRKLPENWTDTRETLLEGMLFSLKYLGMTLVEQPKGEELSAAAVKRIVATAKASGKKLQKVTLKVSPRGIILTDNITNQLIENVSIYRISYCTADKMHDKVFAYIAQSQHNENLECHAFLCTKRKMAQAVTLTVAQAFKVAFEFWQVSREEKEKREKTSQDGGDVLGGGRRDSTPSLKSLVATGNLLDLEETAKAPLSPVSANTTNMDEALRPQALNSNSVVWLDDGLDEAFSRLAQSRTNPQVLDTGLTAQDIHYAQCLSPVDWDKPDSSGAEPDDLFNF, encoded by the exons AGCTGCCCGAGAACTGGACAGACACTCGGGAGACACTGCTCGAGGGCATGCTCTTCAGCCTCAAGTACCTGGGCATGACGCTGGTGGAGCAGCCCAAGGGTGAGGAGCTGTCGGCCGCCGCCGTCAAGAGGATCGTGGCCACG GCCAAGGccagtgggaagaagctgcagaaGGTGACTCTCAAGGTGTCGCCACGGGGGATCATCCTGACCGACAACATCACCAACCAGCTCATTGAGAACGTGTCCATTTACAG AATCTCCTACTGCACAGCAGACAAGATGCATGACAAAGTGTTTGCGTACATCGCACAGAGCCAGCACAACGAGAACCTGGAGTGCCACGCTTTCCTCTGCACCAAGCGGAAGATG GCCCAGGCTGTCACCCTCACAGTAGCCCAGGCCTTCAAAGTCGCCTTTGAGTTTTGGCAGGTATCCAGGGAAG agaaggagaagagggagaaaaccaGCCAAGACGGAGGGGACGTCCTGGGTGGGGGCCGCCGAGACAGCACCCCTTCGCTGAAGAGCC TGGTCGCCACTGGGAACCTGCTGGACTTGGAGGAGACAGCCAAGGCCCCGCTGTCCCCGGTCAGCGCTAACACCACTAACATGGACGAGGCACTGCGACCTCAAGCCTTAAACAGCAACAGCGTTGTCTGG CTGGATGATGGCCTGGATGAAGCATTTTCAAG GCTTGCCCAATCTCGGACGAACCCTCAGGTCCTGGACACTGGACTGACAGCACAGGACATTCATTACGCCCAGTGCCTCTCGCCTGTCGACTGGGACAAGCCTGACAGCAGTGGCGCCGAGCCAGACGACCTCTTCAACTTCTGA